The window AACTGGTTGAATTCTGCGATGGGAATGGTGTTGGTATAATATTCCACCTGTACAATAAAGGAGTTGGCAGTAATATCGCTCAGGTAGGCAGAATAATGTTCAATCGCCGGATGGGTCAATATACTCTTGATCCCGGCAATGGCATGGTCCAGTTTTACGGAGGAAGTTTGCAGGGATAACTCCAGTTTGAGGTCAGCCCTTCGCTGCGTGCGCAAGCTGAGGTTGTCCATGATGCTGTCGACCATTTGCTTATTCGGAACTGTCACAAAGGTCTTCTGGTCTGTCCTTAAACGCGTACTCCTTAACCCTATCTTCTCAATAGTGCCCGTGATCTGTTGTACTTTGACCATATCTCCCACATGAAAGGGCTTATCAAAGAAAATGATGAAGGACGCAATGAGGTTCTCCAGGCTTTCGCGTGCCGCAAGGGCGAGTGCACCGGCAACGATGGAAAGACCGGCGAGGTAAGTGGTGATATCCTTTTTGAAGGAGAAGCGGATGATCAGTAGGATCCCGGTAATGATCAACAAGGCCTTGAAGAAATCCTTGAAGAACACGATCATCTGGTTATCGGCCGTTTCCGTGGTCAGGTTGGCTTTCTGCTCCATGAGCATGGCAATGAAATCGATGATCCTGCGCAGCAACCAGATAAAGACGATGACGAGGATGGCCTTGCCCAACCCATCCATGATCTCCCTGAAACTTACATGGTAAACACTAAAATCAAGTACCGATGGGAATTTCAGGCTATCGAGTGCGATCAGGGTAATGGTGATCAGCAGGAAGGACTGCATAGGCTGAAGGAGCAATTCCACAAATGCCTTCTTATCGATCTTCCATGAACTATGCTTGATAACCCTGAAAAGCAGGCTGGACAAAGACTTCGAAAGGTATTTCTTCACCAGGAAAACGAAGAAGATCGTTCCGAAGCAGATCAGGTAGGCTTTAACGGTATTATCCAGGAACTGATACTGCAAAAACTCTTTCATACAACACTATTGATTGGATAAGGAATATATAAATAGTGTGCCATTCTTCAGGCAGAACAACTGGTCGCGTTCAATATGGGTCTTTACCACTGTTTTCAACGTTGAGGGAAGCGATTGCTCCTGCAGTGACAGGGTTCCGGGTTCATAACTGTAAAGGGTGGTACCCTTCCTACCCAACACCCTCTTGCCGATCACCTGCACATCGGTCCATTCCAGTAATGCCACCTTATTCCTGAGGTTACTGTAATAGTCCATTACGAACAAGCCTTTGTTGGGATCATACAGATACACCAGCCTGTCTGCATCCATGATGAACTCCGGTGAAGGGGGCTCATCGAAGACCCGCCTGAAATCATTTGACTCACTCACGATCTTGCCGTTATCATCGATCCGTTTCAATTTACCATCCAACTCATCATAGATCCAGATACCATTGTCGAAGGATTGCCCGATGGCCTTGGCCTGCATGATGTTCAGCTGGCGCACATCAATGGTATTACGGATATTCAGGAACCTGTCGAGCACCACAATGGTACCGAAGTCCTTATAGAACAGCAATACCTTCAAGGGGTTGGACACATCCATGGAATAGAGTTTCCCATACCTCCTTACATCATTGAATACCGCAACGGAATCACCTTTGGCATTCAGCTTCTTGAGCTGTCCTTCCGATCCCACCAGCAATACATTGCCCAGGTTGTCCACGATGAAATCAGTGATATTGCCGCCAATGACCCTGGCCAATGGCAGGCTATCCGTCTGGGCTTTCAGCCCGACAGTACAAGCCATCAGTATCAGCAGCAGGTAATATCTCATGAATGAAATGTTTCCAGTTTCATGTCAGTGCCATCAAACACGGCATAGGTATTATACTTGAGCCAATCGCCCAGGTTAATGTACCGGCTGTTGCCGGGAAGGTCAAAATCGATCGGCAGGTGCCTGTGTCCAAAAACAAAATAATCGTAATGCTTGCTTTTCAAAACATCCTTGCAGTAGGTGATGAGCCATTCATTATCCTCGCCAAGGAAAACCTCATCTGCCTGGCCGGTTGCAGCCCTGCTCTTGCGGGAAAGGTAATTGGCCAGCCCGATCCCCATGGTGGGGTGCAGGATGCCGAATAACCACTGGCAAACCGGGTTACGGAAGATCTTCTTAATGAACTTATAGCCATGGTCACCGGGACCTAATCCATCCCCATGTCCTACCAGGAACTGCTTTCCATTGATTTCATAGGGAACCTCAGTAAAGAATACCGGGATATTCAATTCCTGCTCAAAATAGCCACGCATCCACATGTCGTGGTTACCTACAAAGAAATGGACAGGAATGCCCTTATCAGTGATGGAAGCCAGCTTGCCCAGGAGCCTTACATAACCTTTAGGGACAACCGATTTATACTCATACCAGAAATCAAACATATCCCCTACTACGAAGAACATTGCCGCATCCTTTTCTGCCGCTTCAAGGAAACGCACAATGCGCTTTTCCCTCTCCAGGCTGCGACGGTGGTCGGGCGCACCAAGATGAAAGTCAGATAGAAAATAGATCTTTTTACCAGGCTCCAATTGCATGGCAGCAAATATAGGCAGAAGGATTGAGGGGTTAAGGGCGGCGACCTAACTTATCAGCAAGGTATTGGAGGACATCCCCGGATTCAACAATGGGCTTACCCGACACATCGCCATTGAACCAATAGATCCATGCCCAGGTCTGGCTGCCATCGGGCAGCAGGATAACGGCCTGCTCGCGACGGTACAATTTTTCATCTCCCTCTTCCGGGTCTACACCTTCATAGTCATCCAACTGGGCAATGGCCCAATCGAATTCATCGGCATTGCGGATCACATAGAGTTCACCGATGATCGTCTTATCTGTGTCAGCGGGAATGGCTGCCGGGTATTCGCCCATATCATAGAGCAGGCCATTCACCCTGGCATCGGCTACAAAATCAAAGTACTGGCGGATATATTCATATGCGGGGTGCTGGAAGCCCTTCCTCAGGGATCCATACACGAAGAGTTGTTGATCAGGATAATGTTCCATGGTTCGCAATTTTCGAGGGGCCGATCCATCAAAATCCAAATGAGGATCGGTATGCTCCATACAAAGAGCGGTATTATTCCCGACTTGTGGAAATAAGTTTATGGTTCGATTTACTGGTGGTAATGCCTGATTCCTTATTGACGGTCTACCAGGAAAAGGTAAACTTCCTTGGGGCCATGAACGCCCACCACAAGGGTCTTCTCAATATCGGCCGTCCGGCTGGGTCCGGTGGCAAAGGTGATAAGCGATGGCAGCTTCTGTCCATACTTTTCCTTCACCATCTTTAGCCCATCCTTCACATCATATACCAACTGGTCGGTATAAGCGATACAGATATGCACCGGGGCATATATACTGGTGGTCCTTCCACTCTCCTGGCCACTGCTCATCACAATGGTACCCGTACGGGCCACCAGGCATTCACAGGTGGTAACAGAAACATCAGCATCTTTCAATTCCAGGCCTGCATTCCCTGTCCATCCGGCCCCGGACAAAAGGTTGGCAAGGCCAGTTTCCCTGCAATAGACCTTAGTCCATCCCTGTTGCTGCACCAGGCCTTGTATTTGTCGCTGCAGTTCCGCTTCATCCAGGCAAAAGGCAAATTTTCCCTGGAGTTTCGTAAATGCCTGCGCGAATAGCATTTCCAGTTCATCACCCTGTGGGACAAAAACAGATTGATTGCCTTCACTGGCAGGAAAAGGAAGAGGCGTTGATTCACTCAACGCCTTCCTAATCTTCTTCAGAATATTTTCCTTTGATGAAGATATATTCATCGGTTATAGTTAACTGTTAGCATCTACTACTGCTGCGGTTGAACTGCCGGTCTCATTGGAAACCACGGGTTCTTCCACATCCAGAGTTTTCTTCTCTTCAAAGGGTCGCTTTCCGATTAGTTGTTCTACATCGCTCTGGAACAGCACTTCCTTATCCAGCAATTTTTCAGCCAGCTTTTCTACCTGCTCCTTCTTTTCCCTGAGTAACTGGAGGGTGCGGTCATAGGCTGCATCGATCAATTTGCGTACCTCTTCGTCGATCAGTTTGGAAGTCTCTTCAGAATAAGGTTTGGTGAACGAATTTTCCTGCTGGGGATCATAGAAGGAAACATTACCCACCTTATCATTCATACCATACACGGTCACCATGGCATATGCCATGCGGGTGATCTGTTGCAGGTCGTTCTGGGCACCGGTGGAGATCTTGCCGAAGAAGATCTCTTCACTGGCCCTGCCACCCAATGTCATACAGATCTGGTCGATCAGCTGGTCTGTGTTATAGAGGTATTGCTCTTTCGGGGTATACTGTGCGTAACCCAGGGCTGCGGTTCCCCTTGGCACAATGGTAACCTTCAGCAAGGGATAAGCATGCTCCAGGTACCAGCCGCAAATGGCGTGGCCTGCCTCATGATACGCAATGATCTTCTTCTCGTCGGGGGAAATGATCTTGTTCTTCTTCTCCAAACCACCGATCACCCTGTCCACCGCATCCTGGAAGTCGGTCATATCTACGGCTTCCTTTCCTTTACGCGCAGCGATCAGGGCTGCTTCGTTACAAACATTGGCAATATCAGCACCGGCAAATCCCGGGGTCTGTTCGGCCAGCTTATGGATGTCCACCTGCTCAGAAACCTTGATGGGCTTGAGGTGTACCTTGAAGATTGCTTCCCTTCCCTTCACATCCGGCTTGTCGATGGAGATCTGGCGATCGAAACGACCCGGACGAAGCAGGGCGCTATCCAATACATCCGGACGGTTGGTAGCAGCCAGCACAATGATGCCGCTTTCACCACTGAAACCATCCATTTCCACCAGCAACTGGTTGAGGGTGCTTTCGCGTTCATCATTGCTCATGATGGCGTTCTTCCCACGGGCACGGCCAATAGCATCGATCTCATCAATGAAGATGATACAGGGAGCTTTTTCGCGGGCCTGCTTGAACAGGTCACGTACACGGCTGGCACCCACGCCCACAAACATTTCCACGAAATCACTACCACTCAGGCTGAAGAAAGGTACCTGTGCCTCACCGGCCATGGCCTTGGCCAGGAGGGTCTTACCCGTACCGGGAGGACCTACCAGCAAAGCACCCTTGGGTATCTTACCACCCAGGTTGGTGTATTTCTTGGGGTTCTTCAGGAAATCAACGATCTCCATCACTTCCACCTTGGCTTCATCCAAACCGGCAACATCGTTGAAGGTGATATTCACCTTGGTACCCTTATCAAATAATTGGGCCTTTGATTTACCGATATTGAAAATCCCTCCTGGACCGGCACCGCCGCCGCCGGCTCCACCCATTTTCCGCATCAGCAGGATCCAGATGAGGACGATCATCAGGATCGGCAGTACGAACTGGATAATGGGCGCCATCCAGTCACCCTCCGTATCATCGATACGGGGTACTTCCTTAACACCCGGGTGCTTGGCATAGAAATCACGGAGGTCATCCGTAAAAATTTCCGGCTTGGCAATGGTAAACTCAAATTGCGGCCCTTTATCGGTAGCCGCATTAAAGCCTTTGCTCAGTTTATTCTGGTAGTATTCCTTTTTAAGGCTGTCGGGTTTGATAAAGACCCTAACGAGGTTCTTGTTGCTGATCAGCACGATCTTCTCCACATCACCCTTGGCCAGCATCTGCTCGTTGAACTCGGCAAAGGAGATCCTCCGGGCATCCGGGGCTAACCCGCTGAACAGGTTAAAACCGAGCAGGATAGCGGCAAGAATACCCCATACCCAATATATGTTGAACCTGGGTCCACGACGCGGATCGTTATTGCTACCATCCATCCTTGGCCTCATCCGGTTGAATCCTCCCCTGTCATTTGATTTCAAATCTTCCTGTGACATATTCGTATTTAACTATAAACGTTTCCTAATACTAATGCGATTAGCCCACAATTGTTCAGAAAGGCTTGTTAGAACCTATCCATTGTGTTCGGTCATGGGCGCATCGCTCCACATTTCCTCGATCTGGTAAAACTTGCGGGTTTCAGGCTGCATGACATGCACCACAATATTTACGTAGTCGATCAATACCCACTGGGCAGCCTGGTGGCCTTCATGCCGGTAAGGGGTCTCCCCCAATTCCTTCTTCACTTCTTCCTCCACCGCATTGGCAATCGCCCTCACCTGGGTATTGGTGGTGGCCTGGCAGATCACAAAAAAATCTGCCACCGCTTCTGGTATCTTCCGAAGGTCAAGCGATATGATATTCTCTCCCTTCTTATCCTGGATGGCTTTGATAATGGTTTTGAAAATCTTCGAGTTCTTCGTTATGCGGGTCACACTGCTTCGTTGACGCGTAGATAATGCTTGCAAGGGTTCCAATAATCAAAACTTTAAGTGATCAATAATTCAAGGCCGGCCGATCGGCAGGCTTTCCATCAAATTAAGGAAAATCCTACATTCGCCGCATTCAAAAGTACTAATCTTTTAGTCTCCCCCATGTCCGTTCAACATATTGGCCATAAGCTAACCGTCCTTGAAAGCATAGACAGCTCCAACAACTATGCCATGGCCCAGGTTCATGCGGGACTGGCAAGCCATGGGGAAGCCTGGTTTGCCCTCGAACAGACCGCCGGGAAGGGCCAAAGGGGCCGCCAATGGGTCACCAATCCCGGTGAAAACATCATGGTCAGCATAGCCCTCAATACCAGCCGGTTCCAGCCTGACAGGACTTTTCCGCTGAGTATGGCCATTGCCTTGGGCTGCCTGGATTGGTTCGGGAAGGAAGTGGTAGAGGATGCCAGCCTGAAGTGGCCGAACGACCTTTACTGGCGTGACAGAAAGGCAGGGGGCATTCTCATCGAAAACAAATGGTCCGGCAATAATTGGCAGTTTGCCATTGCCGGGATCGGCATCAATATCAACCAGGTCAACTTTGACCCCATGGCCAAAAGACCGGTATCCCTCCGCCAGATCACCGGCAGGGAGGTGGACCTGATGGATGCCCTGAAGGCTTTATTCAGCCAATTGGAGAACCGATGGCAACAACTGGCTTCCGGTGACCTGGCGGGACTGCTGAAGGACTACAACTATGCGCTGTTCCGCAAAGGGGAGACAGTAAAACTCAAAAAGGAAAATGCCAGTTTCGAGACCACCATTCTGGGTGTGAACATGGAAGGACTTTTGCTGACCCGGGATACCATGGACCGGCAATTCCAGTTCGGTGAAGTGGAATGGGTTTGATTCGGCAATGGGTCATACTACCCTTCCCTCCTGCCCGCCGGAAGGCACGAAAACATAGAGGTCTAGACTTTCATCATGTTCCGCAGCCCTCGC is drawn from Flavihumibacter rivuli and contains these coding sequences:
- a CDS encoding LutC/YkgG family protein, with translation MNISSSKENILKKIRKALSESTPLPFPASEGNQSVFVPQGDELEMLFAQAFTKLQGKFAFCLDEAELQRQIQGLVQQQGWTKVYCRETGLANLLSGAGWTGNAGLELKDADVSVTTCECLVARTGTIVMSSGQESGRTTSIYAPVHICIAYTDQLVYDVKDGLKMVKEKYGQKLPSLITFATGPSRTADIEKTLVVGVHGPKEVYLFLVDRQ
- a CDS encoding UDP-2,3-diacylglucosamine diphosphatase, with the protein product MQLEPGKKIYFLSDFHLGAPDHRRSLEREKRIVRFLEAAEKDAAMFFVVGDMFDFWYEYKSVVPKGYVRLLGKLASITDKGIPVHFFVGNHDMWMRGYFEQELNIPVFFTEVPYEINGKQFLVGHGDGLGPGDHGYKFIKKIFRNPVCQWLFGILHPTMGIGLANYLSRKSRAATGQADEVFLGEDNEWLITYCKDVLKSKHYDYFVFGHRHLPIDFDLPGNSRYINLGDWLKYNTYAVFDGTDMKLETFHS
- a CDS encoding biotin--[acetyl-CoA-carboxylase] ligase, which produces MSVQHIGHKLTVLESIDSSNNYAMAQVHAGLASHGEAWFALEQTAGKGQRGRQWVTNPGENIMVSIALNTSRFQPDRTFPLSMAIALGCLDWFGKEVVEDASLKWPNDLYWRDRKAGGILIENKWSGNNWQFAIAGIGININQVNFDPMAKRPVSLRQITGREVDLMDALKALFSQLENRWQQLASGDLAGLLKDYNYALFRKGETVKLKKENASFETTILGVNMEGLLLTRDTMDRQFQFGEVEWV
- the ftsH gene encoding ATP-dependent zinc metalloprotease FtsH; protein product: MSQEDLKSNDRGGFNRMRPRMDGSNNDPRRGPRFNIYWVWGILAAILLGFNLFSGLAPDARRISFAEFNEQMLAKGDVEKIVLISNKNLVRVFIKPDSLKKEYYQNKLSKGFNAATDKGPQFEFTIAKPEIFTDDLRDFYAKHPGVKEVPRIDDTEGDWMAPIIQFVLPILMIVLIWILLMRKMGGAGGGGAGPGGIFNIGKSKAQLFDKGTKVNITFNDVAGLDEAKVEVMEIVDFLKNPKKYTNLGGKIPKGALLVGPPGTGKTLLAKAMAGEAQVPFFSLSGSDFVEMFVGVGASRVRDLFKQAREKAPCIIFIDEIDAIGRARGKNAIMSNDERESTLNQLLVEMDGFSGESGIIVLAATNRPDVLDSALLRPGRFDRQISIDKPDVKGREAIFKVHLKPIKVSEQVDIHKLAEQTPGFAGADIANVCNEAALIAARKGKEAVDMTDFQDAVDRVIGGLEKKNKIISPDEKKIIAYHEAGHAICGWYLEHAYPLLKVTIVPRGTAALGYAQYTPKEQYLYNTDQLIDQICMTLGGRASEEIFFGKISTGAQNDLQQITRMAYAMVTVYGMNDKVGNVSFYDPQQENSFTKPYSEETSKLIDEEVRKLIDAAYDRTLQLLREKKEQVEKLAEKLLDKEVLFQSDVEQLIGKRPFEEKKTLDVEEPVVSNETGSSTAAVVDANS
- the rsfS gene encoding ribosome silencing factor, with amino-acid sequence MTRITKNSKIFKTIIKAIQDKKGENIISLDLRKIPEAVADFFVICQATTNTQVRAIANAVEEEVKKELGETPYRHEGHQAAQWVLIDYVNIVVHVMQPETRKFYQIEEMWSDAPMTEHNG
- a CDS encoding gamma-glutamylcyclotransferase family protein, whose product is MEHYPDQQLFVYGSLRKGFQHPAYEYIRQYFDFVADARVNGLLYDMGEYPAAIPADTDKTIIGELYVIRNADEFDWAIAQLDDYEGVDPEEGDEKLYRREQAVILLPDGSQTWAWIYWFNGDVSGKPIVESGDVLQYLADKLGRRP
- a CDS encoding mechanosensitive ion channel family protein, with amino-acid sequence MKEFLQYQFLDNTVKAYLICFGTIFFVFLVKKYLSKSLSSLLFRVIKHSSWKIDKKAFVELLLQPMQSFLLITITLIALDSLKFPSVLDFSVYHVSFREIMDGLGKAILVIVFIWLLRRIIDFIAMLMEQKANLTTETADNQMIVFFKDFFKALLIITGILLIIRFSFKKDITTYLAGLSIVAGALALAARESLENLIASFIIFFDKPFHVGDMVKVQQITGTIEKIGLRSTRLRTDQKTFVTVPNKQMVDSIMDNLSLRTQRRADLKLELSLQTSSVKLDHAIAGIKSILTHPAIEHYSAYLSDITANSFIVQVEYYTNTIPIAEFNQLKQTINLAILRHLESLQVEFAGENKEIVIKEKV